A part of Sulfurimonas sp. HSL-1716 genomic DNA contains:
- a CDS encoding septal ring lytic transglycosylase RlpA family protein — translation MNKILIFIAVLSVFTGCSTRGVRYYGGSSTYNNYSPSSSKRYAKATMRPYVVRGIRYYPTVVSVGDKLFGRASWYGPDFHGKLTSNGETYNMYDMTAAHKTLPMNTIVRVTSKATGKSAIVRINDRGPFVNNRIIDLSKAAAAKIDMIGTGTALVTLEVLGFAGKGKVGIPKQKELDAGPKEEVVTEFALQIGSFSNIEGAIRTQKKYDGIDGYKTIIKDMQAGKQRMFKVWLKGFQSEAEARDYKANGQFAGAFIVKE, via the coding sequence ATGAATAAAATCCTAATCTTTATAGCTGTTTTATCTGTCTTCACGGGTTGTAGCACAAGAGGGGTCCGCTACTACGGCGGCTCGAGCACTTACAACAACTATTCTCCAAGCAGTAGTAAAAGATATGCAAAAGCAACCATGCGTCCATATGTGGTCCGCGGAATAAGATACTATCCGACCGTTGTAAGCGTAGGTGACAAGCTTTTTGGCCGCGCAAGCTGGTACGGTCCCGATTTTCATGGAAAACTGACCTCCAACGGCGAAACTTACAACATGTACGATATGACGGCAGCGCACAAAACTCTTCCTATGAACACGATCGTAAGAGTCACAAGCAAAGCGACGGGAAAATCCGCGATAGTACGTATCAACGACCGTGGACCCTTCGTAAACAACAGGATCATTGATCTGTCTAAAGCAGCAGCTGCAAAAATAGATATGATTGGCACGGGAACTGCTTTGGTGACGCTTGAAGTACTCGGTTTTGCCGGAAAAGGAAAAGTGGGTATCCCAAAACAAAAAGAGCTTGATGCGGGACCTAAAGAGGAAGTCGTAACGGAGTTTGCTCTTCAGATCGGCTCTTTTAGCAACATAGAAGGCGCCATAAGAACACAGAAAAAATATGACGGTATAGACGGGTACAAAACTATCATAAAAGATATGCAGGCAGGTAAACAAAGAATGTTCAAAGTGTGGCTGAAAGGTTTCCAAAGCGAAGCAGAAGCCAGAGACTACAAAGCAAACGGACAGTTTGCTGGTGCATTTATAGTAAAGGAATAG
- the yihA gene encoding ribosome biogenesis GTP-binding protein YihA/YsxC: protein MVDIVDAKFITSAPNIEKAPPSSNQNEVVFMARSNAGKSSLLNALTNHKGLAKVSSTPGKTRLINYFDVTFLDRDAGEKRSARFVDLPGFGYAKVSKSMKYDWEKNLTDYIAQREQIKLFIHLVDCRHPELEIDADVADFLLNVANESQIILTVFTKIDKLNQKEQSSLRKRFPNALMVSSSKKRGIPKLVSEIYEILQEEILDDNI, encoded by the coding sequence ATGGTTGATATTGTAGATGCAAAGTTCATCACATCAGCCCCCAATATAGAAAAAGCACCTCCTTCAAGCAATCAGAACGAGGTCGTCTTCATGGCCAGATCAAATGCCGGGAAAAGCTCTCTGCTAAATGCTCTTACAAACCATAAAGGGTTGGCAAAAGTTTCCTCTACGCCTGGGAAGACACGCCTAATAAACTATTTTGACGTAACTTTTTTAGACAGAGATGCCGGCGAAAAAAGATCTGCAAGATTTGTCGATCTTCCCGGATTCGGTTATGCAAAAGTATCAAAATCTATGAAGTATGATTGGGAAAAGAACCTAACGGATTATATAGCGCAAAGAGAACAGATAAAACTTTTTATCCACCTTGTCGACTGCCGTCATCCGGAACTCGAAATAGATGCCGACGTAGCGGATTTTTTACTAAATGTCGCAAATGAATCGCAAATAATTCTGACCGTATTTACAAAGATAGACAAGTTAAACCAAAAAGAGCAGAGTTCGTTAAGAAAGAGATTTCCGAATGCTTTGATGGTATCAAGCAGTAAAAAGCGCGGAATACCCAAGCTTGTATCGGAGATATACGAGATTTTGCAAGAGGAGATCCTCGATGATAACATATAA
- the hisB gene encoding imidazoleglycerol-phosphate dehydratase HisB, producing the protein MISKTRKTKETDITISLNLYGEGKSKISTGVGFLDHMLESFAKHALLDLEIKCSGDVHIDDHHSVEDVAIVLGSLLAECIYPVKKLERFGNANVVMDEACVSCDIDLSNRPFLVYELDVAGKVGSFDTELVEEFFRALMYNAKISAHIIQQRGKNKHHIIEASFKALAVALRRAVTINERVGIPSTKDVL; encoded by the coding sequence ATGATAAGCAAAACAAGAAAAACAAAAGAAACAGATATTACCATCTCTTTAAATCTTTACGGAGAAGGAAAGAGCAAGATAAGCACGGGAGTAGGCTTTTTAGACCATATGCTTGAAAGTTTTGCAAAACATGCGCTTTTGGACCTGGAGATCAAATGCAGCGGCGATGTCCATATAGACGATCATCACAGCGTCGAAGACGTCGCGATCGTCCTTGGTTCGCTTTTAGCCGAATGTATCTATCCCGTAAAAAAACTTGAACGTTTCGGCAACGCCAATGTCGTGATGGATGAAGCATGCGTGAGCTGCGACATCGATCTTAGCAACCGTCCTTTCTTGGTGTATGAACTTGATGTGGCAGGTAAAGTGGGAAGCTTTGATACCGAACTTGTCGAAGAGTTCTTTAGAGCACTAATGTATAACGCAAAGATCAGCGCACATATAATTCAGCAGCGAGGAAAGAACAAACACCATATTATCGAAGCTTCTTTTAAAGCCTTGGCGGTGGCTCTTCGCCGTGCCGTAACCATAAATGAAAGAGTAGGGATACCTAGTACAAAAGATGTTTTATGA
- a CDS encoding N-acetyltransferase gives MITYKKASLNDIAAMQELIKPEVDAGIILPRSNDEIATNIRSYMLAFDEEKLVGFCALHVHSPALAEIRSLIIREEYRSKGIGSKIVKRCLEEAKGLGLKQVLSLTYKQSFFEKLGFMEIPKESLPDHKIWADCIKCKHFPVCNEISLIKNI, from the coding sequence ATGATAACATATAAAAAAGCCTCTTTAAACGATATTGCAGCTATGCAGGAGCTTATAAAGCCTGAAGTCGATGCAGGTATCATTCTGCCTAGAAGCAATGACGAGATCGCTACCAATATAAGATCATATATGCTTGCCTTCGATGAAGAAAAACTTGTCGGTTTTTGTGCTTTGCATGTACATTCTCCTGCACTTGCAGAGATCAGGTCGTTGATCATACGAGAAGAATACAGATCAAAAGGCATCGGCTCAAAAATCGTAAAAAGATGCCTTGAAGAAGCAAAAGGTTTAGGTTTGAAACAGGTCTTGTCTTTGACATACAAACAAAGTTTTTTCGAGAAGCTCGGCTTTATGGAAATTCCAAAAGAATCACTACCGGACCATAAAATATGGGCAGATTGTATTAAATGCAAACATTTTCCAGTATGCAACGAAATATCGCTAATCAAAAATATTTAA
- a CDS encoding HAD-IIIA family hydrolase translates to MIKLIVLDVDGCMTDGGIIYTNSGEEIKKFDVKDGFAIVSWRKLGGELAIITGRDSKIVENRAAELGIKYLYQGVKDKKATLEKLLEEIGISFDQVAAIGDDLNDYKLLSCVGKSFTPNDGADKVKGMVDYVLTRKGGDAAVREMIEIVIKENGQMERFLELWI, encoded by the coding sequence ATGATTAAGCTGATAGTTTTGGATGTCGACGGATGTATGACCGACGGCGGTATTATATATACAAATAGCGGTGAAGAGATCAAAAAATTTGACGTCAAAGACGGTTTTGCGATAGTGAGCTGGAGAAAACTCGGCGGTGAGCTCGCCATCATCACGGGAAGAGATTCCAAGATCGTTGAAAACAGAGCCGCAGAACTTGGCATAAAGTACCTTTATCAAGGCGTAAAAGACAAAAAAGCCACTTTAGAAAAACTTTTGGAAGAGATCGGCATCTCTTTTGATCAAGTCGCTGCCATCGGTGACGACCTCAATGATTACAAACTCCTTTCATGCGTAGGGAAAAGCTTTACGCCAAATGACGGAGCCGATAAGGTAAAAGGGATGGTAGACTATGTCCTGACACGAAAAGGCGGAGATGCGGCTGTTAGAGAGATGATCGAGATCGTCATAAAAGAAAACGGTCAGATGGAACGGTTTTTGGAACTTTGGATATGA
- the mrdA gene encoding penicillin-binding protein 2, producing the protein MRLKIILLIFAVAWISLIVRVFYLAIQHNEYYEDLSDKNTIKTELISPVRGEILDRNNNPVAINKLGFKIEIAPHLSSEKNMPILDDELDTLVKYIPSLDKEKMKKEYMKQDSYYNQNYIEVASFISYKDIMPVYSILNLRDNIHIISSPKRFYPYNDTASHIIGYVSNANQNDIDRDPLLSIIGSVGKNGIERYYNTFLEGEAGERKVKVSAKNEEIQELYHKNPIENRKLILSIDMNLQKYISDMFKNESGAVIVMDVNGSVLAAGSFPEYDLNTFVSGISTERWKQLIEDIDAPFTNKLINGLYPPGSVVKIGLGLIFITTALNERWGVNCTGSYIVSNRNFRCWKKEGHGRTDIRKAIRESCDDYFYKASVNTGIETMSKGMLRYGLGEKTGIDLPNEFIGTVPSREWKRKKYNQPWYIGETLNTAIGQGDFLVTPMQVAQLTALIATGKLVTPHIAKKIGNKEVKPVFKDVLNEIEKKKINIIRQGMYDVCNADHGTATPFLHTKIRLAGKTGTAQVVGISQETKKRLQEHEMKYYTRSHAWLTTYGPYKNPQYVVTVLVEHGGHGGHAAGDIVSKIYNKLLQDGYIKK; encoded by the coding sequence TTGAGGCTTAAAATAATACTTCTTATCTTTGCCGTTGCCTGGATATCGCTGATCGTCAGAGTTTTCTATCTGGCAATCCAGCATAATGAGTATTATGAGGACCTGTCGGATAAAAATACCATTAAAACAGAGCTCATATCTCCTGTACGAGGGGAGATACTAGACAGAAACAACAATCCTGTAGCCATAAACAAACTTGGATTTAAAATAGAGATCGCTCCGCATTTGAGCAGCGAAAAAAATATGCCCATACTTGACGACGAACTGGACACGCTGGTCAAATACATCCCTTCTCTTGACAAAGAGAAAATGAAAAAAGAGTATATGAAACAAGACTCATATTACAACCAGAACTATATAGAGGTTGCCAGTTTTATCTCCTACAAGGACATTATGCCCGTATATTCGATCTTGAATTTGCGGGACAATATCCATATCATCTCATCTCCTAAACGTTTTTATCCTTATAACGACACGGCTTCGCATATCATAGGATATGTGTCAAACGCCAATCAAAACGATATAGACAGGGATCCTTTGCTTTCAATCATAGGTTCCGTGGGGAAAAACGGAATCGAAAGGTACTATAACACTTTTTTAGAAGGCGAAGCGGGAGAAAGAAAAGTAAAAGTAAGTGCCAAAAACGAGGAGATACAGGAACTTTATCATAAAAATCCGATAGAAAACCGCAAACTTATCCTCTCCATCGATATGAATCTGCAAAAATATATATCCGATATGTTTAAAAACGAATCGGGAGCCGTTATAGTCATGGATGTCAACGGTTCCGTCTTAGCGGCGGGAAGCTTCCCTGAGTATGATCTTAACACCTTCGTCTCGGGGATCTCGACAGAAAGATGGAAACAGCTTATAGAGGATATAGATGCCCCTTTTACGAACAAACTGATAAACGGTCTTTATCCTCCGGGTTCGGTCGTAAAAATAGGCTTGGGGCTGATCTTCATCACCACTGCGCTCAATGAGAGATGGGGAGTCAATTGTACGGGAAGCTATATCGTCTCAAACCGTAATTTCAGATGTTGGAAGAAAGAGGGGCATGGAAGAACGGATATAAGAAAGGCGATCAGAGAGAGCTGCGACGACTATTTCTATAAAGCAAGCGTCAATACGGGAATAGAAACTATGAGCAAAGGTATGCTCAGATACGGTTTAGGAGAAAAAACGGGTATAGACCTGCCAAATGAGTTCATCGGTACCGTTCCCAGCCGTGAATGGAAAAGAAAGAAATATAATCAACCATGGTACATAGGAGAAACTTTAAATACGGCGATCGGGCAGGGGGATTTTCTAGTTACTCCTATGCAGGTCGCACAGCTTACCGCCCTTATCGCTACAGGCAAACTGGTTACGCCTCATATTGCAAAAAAGATAGGGAACAAAGAGGTAAAGCCGGTATTTAAAGATGTACTAAACGAAATTGAAAAGAAAAAGATAAATATAATAAGACAGGGAATGTACGACGTCTGTAACGCAGATCATGGTACGGCGACTCCGTTCTTGCATACAAAAATCAGACTCGCCGGTAAGACGGGTACTGCACAGGTCGTCGGGATCTCGCAGGAAACCAAAAAAAGGCTTCAAGAGCATGAAATGAAATACTATACGCGTTCTCATGCCTGGCTTACGACTTACGGGCCTTATAAAAATCCTCAGTACGTCGTCACCGTCTTAGTCGAACACGGCGGACATGGAGGGCATGCTGCAGGAGATATCGTCTCTAAGATATATAATAAACTTTTACAAGACGGATACATAAAGAAGTAG
- the ybeY gene encoding rRNA maturation RNase YbeY yields MIDFDNRTPYNLDLTRIESIVRNLTDKEIELILTNNEEIHAINKEFRRIDAPTDVLSFPYEEMPSSPLGSIVISYDYVESASKKFNHSPDDEFALLFIHGLLHILGFDHESDNGEMRQKENEIIKEYGLPESLIVRTEG; encoded by the coding sequence ATGATTGATTTTGATAACAGAACCCCGTATAATCTTGATTTAACCCGGATCGAGTCGATAGTCAGAAATCTGACGGACAAAGAGATCGAACTTATCCTTACAAACAATGAAGAGATACATGCCATAAATAAAGAGTTCAGGAGAATAGACGCTCCGACCGATGTTTTGAGCTTTCCTTATGAAGAGATGCCCTCTTCTCCTCTTGGAAGCATCGTTATCTCGTATGATTATGTAGAGAGTGCTTCTAAAAAGTTTAATCATTCGCCGGATGACGAATTTGCTCTTCTTTTTATACATGGGCTGCTTCATATCCTTGGATTCGATCATGAAAGCGATAACGGCGAAATGCGTCAAAAAGAGAACGAAATTATTAAAGAGTACGGTCTGCCCGAGAGCCTGATAGTCAGAACAGAAGGATAA
- a CDS encoding LPS export ABC transporter periplasmic protein LptC translates to MNINFYFIYISVGLAMIYLFFHPMKMEKLDKGEIAQLELTKFTIYDLDKEGLKSIFQGTKGYRYLDRYEIFDVNYTDNSKEQIANITSNFGIYKDYIVDLYGNLIYKRADGLTYKSDDGNYNQRTGVLKTKSKYISYRNNDRITGNSLMYDSKHGHATSKDVSAVYQLKNSEKL, encoded by the coding sequence ATGAACATAAACTTCTATTTTATCTATATATCCGTAGGCTTGGCGATGATATATCTTTTCTTTCATCCTATGAAAATGGAAAAACTGGATAAAGGCGAGATCGCGCAGCTCGAATTGACCAAGTTCACTATATACGACCTTGACAAAGAGGGGCTGAAAAGTATCTTTCAAGGAACGAAAGGCTACAGATATCTGGACAGATATGAGATATTTGATGTAAACTATACCGATAATTCAAAAGAACAGATCGCTAATATCACATCAAATTTCGGTATTTATAAAGACTATATCGTCGATCTTTACGGAAATCTTATTTATAAAAGAGCTGACGGATTGACCTATAAAAGTGACGATGGGAACTATAATCAAAGAACAGGCGTCTTAAAAACCAAAAGTAAATATATTTCATATAGAAATAATGATAGAATAACCGGAAACAGCCTGATGTATGACAGCAAACACGGTCATGCCACCTCAAAAGACGTGTCTGCGGTGTATCAATTAAAAAACAGTGAGAAACTATGA
- the lptA gene encoding lipopolysaccharide transport periplasmic protein LptA translates to MKIKTIFALLLSSSVLFANELKVTANSFDGDEKQGIAIFKGDVKIKRGVDELNASKVTIYTDEKHDPTKMLAEGNVSFFVRTDNNSTYIGKAQKAIYLPKIKEYQFYTNVHLRQINEKKQIDGDKVILNTIDGKAVAQGANKEPVIMIFNIKDKNESK, encoded by the coding sequence ATGAAAATAAAAACGATTTTTGCTTTACTTCTATCTTCAAGCGTGCTATTTGCCAATGAATTAAAAGTGACCGCCAACTCTTTTGACGGTGATGAAAAACAGGGGATCGCCATTTTTAAAGGCGATGTAAAAATAAAAAGAGGCGTAGACGAATTAAATGCTTCAAAGGTCACGATATATACGGATGAAAAACATGATCCTACAAAAATGCTGGCAGAAGGGAATGTATCGTTTTTTGTCAGAACCGACAACAATTCGACATATATAGGAAAAGCGCAAAAAGCGATCTATCTGCCGAAAATAAAAGAGTATCAGTTCTATACGAACGTACACCTGCGCCAGATCAATGAAAAGAAACAGATCGACGGAGACAAAGTCATACTTAATACCATAGACGGAAAAGCCGTGGCACAGGGTGCAAATAAAGAACCTGTGATCATGATATTTAATATCAAAGACAAAAACGAGAGCAAGTAA
- a CDS encoding calcium/sodium antiporter: MDFIIFIISMAALIYGADFIIKESERIALHYNISHFVIGATLVAFGTSLPEMAASMMASYAGKSDMAVANVVGSVTFNITLILGLVFFIAKKMNPKRDLFSIDSAWVVVPVIIFLLMIQDGKIGRFDGFLFILMMVSYLTFLFTHAKSDLDGSIDEELTKEKFNWIKSITFLIIGFVFVIGGANFVIESGSNIARTFGVSEWIIGLFLISLGTSLPELVVSLVAIKKGNADLSVGNIIGSNVANFSMVLGGASLLHPLTVSLHDNFFDIMIMTAASFTLLFIIANRLYNKAGAIFLLIILALFIQNSFNAL; this comes from the coding sequence ATGGATTTTATCATATTTATAATATCTATGGCAGCTCTTATATACGGGGCGGATTTCATTATAAAAGAGTCAGAGCGAATAGCCCTTCACTATAATATATCGCATTTTGTGATCGGCGCTACATTGGTGGCCTTTGGAACGTCGCTGCCGGAGATGGCGGCATCCATGATGGCGTCATATGCTGGGAAAAGCGATATGGCGGTAGCAAATGTCGTAGGAAGCGTGACCTTTAACATTACACTTATACTGGGTCTTGTGTTTTTTATAGCAAAGAAGATGAATCCCAAAAGAGATCTTTTCTCGATCGACAGCGCCTGGGTGGTCGTACCCGTTATCATATTTCTGCTGATGATCCAAGACGGCAAGATAGGAAGATTTGACGGCTTTTTGTTCATACTGATGATGGTCTCCTACCTGACGTTTCTTTTTACTCATGCAAAGAGCGATCTTGACGGAAGTATCGATGAGGAGCTGACAAAAGAGAAGTTCAACTGGATAAAATCCATCACTTTTCTTATTATCGGGTTCGTATTTGTGATCGGCGGTGCAAATTTCGTCATTGAAAGCGGATCGAACATAGCCAGAACTTTCGGTGTAAGCGAGTGGATCATCGGATTGTTCTTGATATCGCTTGGCACAAGTCTGCCCGAACTCGTCGTTTCGCTTGTCGCGATAAAAAAAGGAAACGCAGATCTAAGTGTCGGCAACATCATAGGCTCAAATGTCGCCAACTTCTCGATGGTGCTCGGAGGCGCGTCACTGCTGCACCCTTTGACGGTAAGTCTTCATGACAACTTCTTTGATATCATGATCATGACCGCGGCATCTTTCACGCTTCTTTTTATTATTGCAAACAGACTTTACAATAAAGCGGGAGCGATATTTTTACTGATCATACTTGCTCTTTTCATTCAAAATTCTTTTAACGCATTATGA
- a CDS encoding gluconate 2-dehydrogenase subunit 3 family protein, translating into MKRRKFIAYSAVLLSSTVFAKEAGSYALQVSVLKEPYQTISMVINDLFPSGVGMPNPHSFNVIGFLKAVMQDKRVPAEKKKILRNGTGWINQKAQNHYIKNYIELSPDQRQKILKTISQKQWGDTWLWYLMNYTLEAMFSDPVYGANINETGWLWLDYKPGLPRPLKVNRYV; encoded by the coding sequence ATGAAGAGAAGAAAATTTATTGCGTATTCCGCCGTTTTATTAAGCAGCACGGTATTTGCCAAAGAGGCAGGTTCGTATGCTCTGCAGGTATCCGTGCTAAAAGAGCCTTACCAGACCATCTCTATGGTAATAAACGATCTTTTCCCATCCGGTGTAGGAATGCCAAATCCCCACTCTTTCAATGTAATAGGTTTTTTAAAAGCCGTTATGCAAGACAAAAGAGTTCCCGCAGAGAAGAAAAAAATACTAAGAAACGGAACAGGCTGGATAAATCAAAAGGCACAGAACCACTATATAAAAAACTATATAGAACTTTCACCCGATCAAAGACAGAAAATACTCAAGACGATATCGCAAAAACAGTGGGGGGACACCTGGCTATGGTATCTGATGAACTATACGCTCGAGGCCATGTTCAGCGATCCGGTCTATGGCGCAAATATAAATGAAACAGGCTGGTTATGGCTTGATTACAAACCGGGTCTGCCTCGTCCTTTAAAGGTAAACAGATATGTATGA
- a CDS encoding GMC family oxidoreductase, whose protein sequence is MYDVCIIGSGAGGAPIAYELSRAGKRVLVLEKGRYYTEKDFFKDELAVSRRDIYTPPLDEEQHVIETQNSDGEWEAVESRKSGWNFWNGSMVGGSSNLMSGYFHRMKPNDFKLLSTYGKIEGANIVDWMIDYKELEPYYDKVEKIVGVSGRVVKHPFLEPRSSAEYPFKPTWEHPISSWFDTACQKLGLYSIPTARAVLPSDALERKGCSYSNFCGSYGCATGAKGNARSALLNKALKTGNCTILSDSFVYKIDNDGKKATKIHYYNKNGRSLHAEAKLFVLAAQAVESSRLLLNSKSSRFKNGLLNNYGQVGKNLIFSAGGSGEGRLRFEDLPKEKQNVLLLRGAFVNRSLQDWYEFEQEGKKIKGGTIDFLFEHANPTNRAMGEVYDKDLNLIWGERLQQRIKYAFIRSRKFVFEVFNDWLPTDDCFVGVDENVKDKWGVPVAKIRLNSHNHDIEVGSFLAQKAETLLKEMGAVEIRSNISSAPPPNLVAGGCRFGNNEENSVLDRNCKAHALDNLYVTDASFMPTGGSVPYTWTIYANSFRVADKILKRFHDKEL, encoded by the coding sequence ATGTATGACGTATGCATTATCGGAAGCGGAGCAGGGGGCGCGCCTATCGCATATGAACTCTCACGCGCCGGCAAAAGGGTTCTGGTACTGGAAAAAGGCAGATACTACACGGAAAAAGATTTTTTTAAAGACGAGCTTGCCGTCTCAAGAAGAGACATCTACACTCCGCCGCTCGATGAGGAGCAGCATGTTATAGAGACGCAAAATAGCGACGGAGAATGGGAAGCCGTTGAAAGCAGAAAAAGCGGCTGGAACTTTTGGAACGGTTCGATGGTCGGCGGTTCGTCAAACCTTATGAGCGGATATTTTCACCGTATGAAACCAAACGATTTCAAACTTCTTTCTACTTACGGCAAGATAGAAGGAGCCAACATAGTCGACTGGATGATAGACTACAAAGAGCTTGAACCCTACTATGACAAAGTCGAAAAGATAGTGGGCGTTTCAGGACGAGTGGTAAAGCACCCGTTTTTAGAGCCCCGCTCGTCGGCTGAGTATCCCTTTAAACCTACTTGGGAACATCCTATCTCGTCATGGTTTGATACGGCATGTCAAAAACTTGGGCTTTATTCCATACCTACGGCACGCGCAGTTCTTCCTTCGGATGCTCTTGAACGTAAAGGATGTTCATATTCGAACTTCTGCGGCAGCTACGGATGCGCTACGGGTGCCAAAGGCAATGCCCGTTCAGCACTTTTAAACAAAGCTTTAAAAACGGGGAACTGCACTATTTTAAGTGATTCATTCGTATACAAGATAGACAACGACGGAAAAAAAGCTACTAAAATACACTACTATAATAAAAACGGACGATCTCTTCATGCAGAAGCAAAACTCTTCGTACTGGCCGCTCAGGCCGTTGAAAGCTCGAGACTGCTGTTAAATTCGAAAAGCAGCCGTTTTAAAAACGGTCTTTTAAACAACTACGGACAGGTAGGCAAAAATCTTATATTTTCAGCCGGCGGAAGCGGTGAGGGCAGACTCAGGTTTGAGGACCTGCCAAAAGAAAAACAGAATGTACTGCTGCTGCGAGGCGCGTTTGTAAACCGTTCGCTGCAGGATTGGTATGAGTTTGAACAAGAGGGCAAAAAGATAAAAGGCGGCACAATCGACTTTTTGTTTGAACATGCAAATCCCACAAACAGGGCGATGGGAGAGGTTTATGACAAAGATCTCAACCTGATCTGGGGAGAAAGATTGCAGCAGAGGATAAAATATGCCTTTATACGGTCGAGAAAGTTTGTTTTTGAAGTATTTAATGATTGGCTGCCTACGGATGACTGCTTTGTCGGTGTTGATGAAAATGTAAAAGACAAATGGGGTGTTCCCGTCGCCAAGATACGTTTAAACTCGCACAACCATGACATCGAAGTGGGCAGTTTTCTTGCGCAAAAAGCCGAAACTCTCTTAAAAGAGATGGGAGCGGTCGAAATAAGATCAAACATCTCAAGCGCTCCTCCGCCCAATCTTGTTGCGGGAGGGTGCCGTTTCGGCAATAACGAAGAAAACTCCGTGCTAGACAGGAATTGCAAAGCGCACGCGCTTGACAATCTTTATGTCACGGATGCTTCGTTTATGCCCACGGGAGGCAGTGTCCCTTATACTTGGACAATTTATGCCAACTCTTTTAGGGTTGCTGATAAGATACTAAAGAGGTTTCATGATAAAGAACTTTGA